The Bdellovibrio bacteriovorus DNA segment ATCACCCAAAGAAATTTCCTTGAAGGAAATTTACACCGCGGTTTGCGATAAAAAATTGATCGCAACACCAGATAAAGAGCCAATGAAACAATGCCTTGTCAGCTGCAACATGGGAAAACTCATGGATGAAGTGGCCAACGGGATTGAAAAGAACTCCATGGAGTATCTGTCAGGAATTCGCCTTTCTGATCTTTGCGGAAAAATCAAATAACAATTAAAGAGGTTGTTGTGACTCCTCATCATCTCCCCGAAACGATCGCGGCCTCGCGTGTGACTCTGAAAAAGCACCGTATTGAGCTTGCGACCGAAATGTTTCGTCGTGTGGATGAAGATCGTGAGCGCTTAGGAAAATTTCTTCCCTGGGTGGCTTGGACAAAAGGTATTCACGACGAGCGCGAATACATCGAGATGACTCACAAGCAGTGGGCCGACTTTAAGATGTTCGATTACGGCGTCTTTCTTAATGACGGCGATATCTATCTTGGAAATGTCGGTGTGCACACCATTGCCTGGGAGCACAACCGCTGCGAACTGGGTTATTGGATCGTGGGTGGGTACGAAGGCCAAGGCTATATTAGTGAAGCCGTAAGAGCCTTGGAAAACGTCCTTTTTGACGAAGGTTTTTTTCGCATTGAAATTCGTTGCTCGGGTGCGAATGCGCGCTCTGCGTCCGTGGCCCTTCGTTGTGGATATATGTTGGAGGGGCGGTTGCGCAAACACTGTATCGAAAACGGGCAAAGACGCGACACTCTTATTTACGCGAAACTAAAAAATGGAAATTAAGAAAACCGACGAACTTCATCGCAAAGCCTGCGAGGAAGGGAAAGACAGCTATATAGATCCTGAAACTGGCTATCTGGTTTTCACCGAACTTTTTCACAAACGTCGCGGTCAGTGTTGCAACTCAGGCTGCCGTCACTGCCCCTATAAGAAAAAAGAAAAAACGCCAAATTAGAAAACACGTTTTAAGTATTGGCAAAATCCGCACGGGCTTTAGGTAACATAAAACTTGTGAAGCTTCCTTTGACAGAATCTCAACAGAGGCTGAAAAAAAAGTTTTCATAATTATTTGGAATCGTGTCTCGACACCTGGGACATGTTTAACTGTTCGACATTTCTAAGAAAACAAAAACACAAGATTCTGTTTTTGAGGCATAGGACTTCTGTAAACCCCTGTTATCCTTGGTTGCAGGTGGGGTGCGTCTGTATGTCTTTTAATTATAACAAGAATAAAGACCATAATTCGCAAGACAGTTTCTGGACGTCGTATTCGGATTTGTTCTTGGGTTTAAGCACGATCTTTCTGTTGCTTTACGTGACGGCAAGTTTGCGCACAGGGACCGAAGGATTGCGAAATCAAATTGAAAATCAAAAGCTTTCCATGAAAGTGGAAGAGCTGGAGCATCAATTGAAGATGTATGAATCAGTCAAGAATGACTATCTGGCAAACCAGGCCACGAAGGACGAAGCGCAAGAGTACCAGGAGCTTATGGATAAGCTCACTCTCTTGCAAGAAGATGCTAAGTCGGAGAAAGACCGCTTAGTGCAAGAAGCTTTGGAAAATGAAAAGAAAGTCAAAGCTCTTAATAAGTACCAGCAAATGGTGCGCAACGTTCTTAACGCCAATAAAATGGCAAAATCTAAGATCATCAACCGTGATGACCTTATTAAAGAACAAGACGTGGAAATCGAAACTCAAGAAACAGAAATCGCTGACCTTAATCAGGATATTCAAGAAAAGAAGCAGCTTATTGCTCAGGGCGAACTTAAAATCCGCCAGACTCAAGCTGTGTTGCAAAAGCGTGTGAACGACCTTCGTGCCGCTTATAAACTGAACAAGATCACGAAGAACTTATTCGAGCAAAAAATGGCGCAGGCTCGTGCGGAAAGCCAACAAAAAGTTCAGCAACTTTCGCAAGTCAATGCTCAATATCAATCTCAGCTTCAAGAAGCGACAACTCAGTTAGGACAAGCTCAAGGAGAGCTTGCAAAAACTCAAGGATTGTTGGCGAAGAAAGAAGGCGAAGTCGTGGGCTTGAGCGGTCAGTTGGCTGAAACAAAAGCCCAAGCGCAAGCGCGTATGGCAGCGATGCAGGCAGGCTTTGCGAATGAAAAAGCTGGTCTCGCGGCAGGATTTGCCAACGAAAAGGCGCGTTTGCAAGCTGGGGTGGCTGCGGCGGAAGCTCGTGCGCAGGCCGAGCGTTTGGCCGGAGCGCAAAGAGCAGCCGCACTTCAAGGTCAGTTATCTGATACGCAAGGGCAATTGGCAAAGGCCAAAGCCGAAATCGAAGCGCGAAAAATGGTGGCCGGAGAAATTCAAAGAGGTTTTGCTAAAGCCGGTGTGAAAGCTGATATCGACATGCAAACCGGCGATGTGGTTTTAGATTTCGGTCAAGCGTACTTTGATAGCGACTCCGACCGCTTGAAAGCCGAGATGAAAGGTGTCCTTGAAAAAGCGATGCCGATTTATTCGAAATCTCTTTTTGGCAATCCAAGAGTTTCTGACAAAATTTCAGCCGTCGAAGTGATCGGTTTTGCGTCGCCTACTTATCAAGGACGTTTTATCGATCCGCAAAGTAGCAAGCCTGAAGACAAAGCGGCGATCAAGTACAACATGGACTTGAGTTATCGTCGTGCGAATTCCATTTTTAGTTACATGTTGGATCAACAGAATGTGTCCTTTGATCACCAAAAAGAACTTCTGGGCCTGATGAAAGTCTCTGGTCGAAGTTTCTTGGAAGTGATGAAGGTGCAAAATAGAAATGTCGCTTCAGCAGCCGAATTCTGTAAGCAGAATGACTGCAAAAAAGCGCAGCGCGTGATTATTCGTTTTAGCATGGATCAAAAGAAATAGGGGTGGGTTGTGACTTCAAAAGCTTTAGCAGAATATTTTATTATATTTCTACCTTACGCGATGGGCGCGGTGTTCATGGTTGGCTTCTTCTTCAGAGCCATGATCTATTACACAGTTCGCCGTCATGAGTGGTTTGCCAAAGAATTCGAAAAACGCGTGAATCGTTTTATCGAAGGCGAAGTGCCAGGCAAAGCGCAGAATGTTTCTTTCTATGTTCTTTCGAAAAAACTTTTGGAAAGAACTTATTATGAAGTCTTTGAAATCCGTGATCGTATGAAACGCCGTAAGCCGGATTCCATTATGGCAACAAGTGACCGTGTGTTTTTGGTCCGCCAAGGCTGTGCTTGGTTGGTGAAAGACATTCTTAAACAATTGAAGTTCTTAAAGTGGAGCGAGGGAAATCCTAAGCTCTTGAATATCACAAAGGCGACTTTGCAACATAATCCTTGTTTCAATCGTGTGTTTGGTGTGATCCCGATGGTAGGACTGAATGACTTGATTTCTATCTTACCAGGTCTTTTCGTTGTCGGTGGTATTTTAGGTACCTTCATTGGTATTGCCGGCGGTCTTCAAGAGTTGGGAACTATGAATCTTCAGGATCTAGAAAGTACGAAGAATATCATGGACCGCTTCCTTCATGAAATCTCATTTGCGATGAAGACGTCCATCGTGGGTATTATCTTCTCGCTTTTATCGCACGTGACGAACGTGATTCTTTCTCCGGAAAGATCTTATGTGTCGATGGTCGACCGTTTTGAAAGTGCTTTGGATTTGTTGTGGTACCGCAGTGACAACAACAACTACCCAGAACACGAAAGACCTTTTGATGAACATCGTGATGCCGTTGAAGCTTTGGCCGAGGATGCTTTGAATAAAGAGATAGGAAAGGCAGCCATTGCCCGGGGTGCGTAATTGAATAAGTTTACTGTCACAATCCAAAGGAAGGATCAGGTGCTCAGCCGAGAGGTGAACAAAGACTCGTTCACCATCGGCCGTTCTGTCGATTGTGATATCGCTTTAAACGATAATCACATCAGCCGTGTGCATCTTGTCGTCAATCGTCGTTGGAACCAGATTTGGATCGAAGATAAAAATTCGTCCAATGGGACGTTTATTAACGGAACGAAGATTGTGCAAGGCACACCTGTCAATGTCGTTGTGACTGATAAGGTCCAACTGGGCCGCTCGGAGTACGTTCTGACTTTTGATCTTAAGACGGATGAAGTGGAAGAGCCACTGCCTCAGGAAGAGCCTGTTCCCGAAGAGGAACCGGTTCTTCCGGATACAGTGGCAATGCCGCCACCAAATACTCCGCATTTCCAAGCGGAAAAAATCCTGCATGAAGCAAAACGCAAAGCCGCGCAGATTATTTTAGAAGGCGAAACCCAAGCCGAAAAAAGGGTTCAAGCCATTTATCAAAAGGCGCGTGAAGCCCAATCTCAGGCAGAATACTTTTATCAAACGCGCATGGCGGAGGCTCATAAAGAAGCGGATGCCATTCTTTCTGATTTCCAATCTCAAGGACGTCAACTGCTGACCGAAGCTCGCAAAATGGCTCAAGAGCTGCGAGAAGAAGTTGATATGTACGTGCAGTCTTTAAAAGACAAAGCGAAGGTCGATTCTGAAGACATAGTCTCGGAAGCGACGCTCGCGGCAGAGAAAATGAAAAGCGAAGCTTTAGAAAGTGGTCGCTTAGCAGCGCAGACCGAAGCGGACAGCATGCTGCGTGGGGCCCGTGAAGAGGCGCAACGCATATTGGAATTTTCTCAACTGCAAACGGCAGAAGCGCAGGAAAAATTGCGTTTAGATAAAGAAGCCTTGGAAGTTCTTGCTAAAAACCTGCAAGAAACGGAAGAAAAGCTCCGGTCAGCGCAGTCTACGTTGACAGAAACGGATCAGCGCAACGCCGAGCTGATAGAAAAGAATCAACTGGAAGAAGAACGCGCTGAAGCTCTTTTGAAGAGCGAAGCTTTGCGTTTAAAAGAACTGCACGACAGTGAAGAACTGCGTCTTAAGAATTTGCTTGAAAGTGAAACAGCGCGATTAACGAACTTGCGCGAAACCGAAGACGCGCGGCTAAAAGAAATCGTCAGTAAAGAAGATCAGCGCATTAAAGAGCTTCTATTAAAAGAAGAAACTCGCGTGAAAGAGCTTCTGACTTTGGAGGACTCAAAGCTCAAAGAGCTTCGTTTAGCGCAAGAGATGTTCACCCAACAAAACACGAAGCTTGAAGAATCCATCAAAAACCTTCAACAAAAGCAGGCTCATCTCAGCATGGATGTCCGTGACATCGAAGCTAAAAAAGCCCACTTGTTTAAGGAATACGACGCGCAGAAGATCTTCCTGAATGAAAAACTAGAAAAAGAAAAATCGCAGATGGTAAAAACGGAAGAAGAGCGTCTTGAAGAAATGCGCCTAGAGATGTCGAAACGCCTTCAAAGAATGGAACAAGATCTTCTGACCGACGTGATTCAGAAAAAATCTTCTTTAATTAAAGAAATCCACGCGGCCGTTGAAAAAGAGATTGTAATGCTTATGGAGCCATCACAATGGCGTAATATCTCTCAATCCGTCGAAAACCACATCAAAGAAGCCATCGAAGGCAAAGTGGCCTCGCTGGCCCAATCAACGACCGCATCTTCATCTAAACCGGTTGATTTGATGAAGAAACGTAAGTCAGAGAAAGTTCGCTGGGCGTCCGTGGGGCTTGCCATGGGGGCGTTGGTGTACTTCGTAAGCCAGGTTGTGGTCGAAAAAGTTTCTTCAGATCAAGCACCGATGCAAAGTCTTGTGGCTCAAGAAGCGAAAAAACGACAAGAGGATTTGGAAAAACGTAAGTTCAATCCTCCGCAAGCGGAAGAAGTGAAGGATTCATACACAGACGCGGTTATTTATACGAGAAATTTTCCGGAAATTTACACCGACGAACAATTTCAGCAGAAGTTTTATAAGTCGGCTGCTCAATATTTGTTAAAGACCTGGCGTGTAGATGAAGATAAATCCATCCAGGTGATTTCGACTGCGAATGCCCTGGTGAAAGAGCTAAATGATAAGCGCGCAAAAATTCATCCGGACTTTATTAAAGAAGGTATCGAAAAAATGCGTCAGCTAGAAAAAGACAGCTTGGTGCGCATGAAGGATATTCTTGGTTCAGAAGTGCGTGTGGAATCCTTCCGTCGTTTTGAACGCAACTTCTATAAAGAAGAAGTTCAGCGTCGTCGCATGGCGCAGCACTAATCGTTAAAAGATTCATCTTTTGGAATGTCTGGAAGCTCAATAACACCGCGGCTACCAAAACGTGTGGTCATTGCCATTGTTACTCGGCGCAGCCCCTCAATATTGCGGCCATTTTTTCCTAACAGCACTCCATAGTCATCCGGATGACACTCCACCTTATAAACAGTGGTTCTGCTTCCCGCTGTATATGTGACGTTTACATCGTCTTCGTTCGTGAGCATGGTTCTTAAGATCGAAAGAATGATGTCTTTGACTTCGTCGCGGAAAGGGCGCATTGGTTGATCCATTTTTACTTACCTGCCGTACTATTATTGCTTCCTAAAAATCGGGAAGCGCAATGAAAAAACAAAGGCTAGTTTTGTGGGATCCTTCTATCAACATGTGTTTTGGCAGAAACATGACTCGACCAATGACGGTATAAGAACACCACTGGTAGAATTATACCGTATATATAAACTTGATTAGGTGGCATCCATAGAGACAAAATATGAGAAGCTGATGGTTCGAATTGCGGTGAATATAAAAAGGATCCGCAAGAATAAGGGCCTATCCCAGCGAAACATGGAGGATTTCGGCTTCGATCTCCGCAACTATCAAAGGTTGGAGGCGGGGAATCACTCGCCGAGTCTCTACACACTTCATAAACTCTCCTTAGCATTTAGGGTCGAGATCTCAGAATTTTTTGAGTAAATTTTTAATTAGCCTCTTTAGAACTTGAGGAACACTCCG contains these protein-coding regions:
- a CDS encoding RrF2 family transcriptional regulator produces the protein MVDQRFSVSVHIMTVLAYHKGELLTSDQLANSIRTNPTVIRRLVSRLVDAGLLESFKGKSGGVKILKSPKEISLKEIYTAVCDKKLIATPDKEPMKQCLVSCNMGKLMDEVANGIEKNSMEYLSGIRLSDLCGKIK
- a CDS encoding GNAT family N-acetyltransferase, whose amino-acid sequence is MTPHHLPETIAASRVTLKKHRIELATEMFRRVDEDRERLGKFLPWVAWTKGIHDEREYIEMTHKQWADFKMFDYGVFLNDGDIYLGNVGVHTIAWEHNRCELGYWIVGGYEGQGYISEAVRALENVLFDEGFFRIEIRCSGANARSASVALRCGYMLEGRLRKHCIENGQRRDTLIYAKLKNGN
- a CDS encoding DUF5522 domain-containing protein — its product is MEIKKTDELHRKACEEGKDSYIDPETGYLVFTELFHKRRGQCCNSGCRHCPYKKKEKTPN
- a CDS encoding microtubule-binding protein; this translates as MSFNYNKNKDHNSQDSFWTSYSDLFLGLSTIFLLLYVTASLRTGTEGLRNQIENQKLSMKVEELEHQLKMYESVKNDYLANQATKDEAQEYQELMDKLTLLQEDAKSEKDRLVQEALENEKKVKALNKYQQMVRNVLNANKMAKSKIINRDDLIKEQDVEIETQETEIADLNQDIQEKKQLIAQGELKIRQTQAVLQKRVNDLRAAYKLNKITKNLFEQKMAQARAESQQKVQQLSQVNAQYQSQLQEATTQLGQAQGELAKTQGLLAKKEGEVVGLSGQLAETKAQAQARMAAMQAGFANEKAGLAAGFANEKARLQAGVAAAEARAQAERLAGAQRAAALQGQLSDTQGQLAKAKAEIEARKMVAGEIQRGFAKAGVKADIDMQTGDVVLDFGQAYFDSDSDRLKAEMKGVLEKAMPIYSKSLFGNPRVSDKISAVEVIGFASPTYQGRFIDPQSSKPEDKAAIKYNMDLSYRRANSIFSYMLDQQNVSFDHQKELLGLMKVSGRSFLEVMKVQNRNVASAAEFCKQNDCKKAQRVIIRFSMDQKK
- a CDS encoding FHA domain-containing protein; this encodes MNKFTVTIQRKDQVLSREVNKDSFTIGRSVDCDIALNDNHISRVHLVVNRRWNQIWIEDKNSSNGTFINGTKIVQGTPVNVVVTDKVQLGRSEYVLTFDLKTDEVEEPLPQEEPVPEEEPVLPDTVAMPPPNTPHFQAEKILHEAKRKAAQIILEGETQAEKRVQAIYQKAREAQSQAEYFYQTRMAEAHKEADAILSDFQSQGRQLLTEARKMAQELREEVDMYVQSLKDKAKVDSEDIVSEATLAAEKMKSEALESGRLAAQTEADSMLRGAREEAQRILEFSQLQTAEAQEKLRLDKEALEVLAKNLQETEEKLRSAQSTLTETDQRNAELIEKNQLEEERAEALLKSEALRLKELHDSEELRLKNLLESETARLTNLRETEDARLKEIVSKEDQRIKELLLKEETRVKELLTLEDSKLKELRLAQEMFTQQNTKLEESIKNLQQKQAHLSMDVRDIEAKKAHLFKEYDAQKIFLNEKLEKEKSQMVKTEEERLEEMRLEMSKRLQRMEQDLLTDVIQKKSSLIKEIHAAVEKEIVMLMEPSQWRNISQSVENHIKEAIEGKVASLAQSTTASSSKPVDLMKKRKSEKVRWASVGLAMGALVYFVSQVVVEKVSSDQAPMQSLVAQEAKKRQEDLEKRKFNPPQAEEVKDSYTDAVIYTRNFPEIYTDEQFQQKFYKSAAQYLLKTWRVDEDKSIQVISTANALVKELNDKRAKIHPDFIKEGIEKMRQLEKDSLVRMKDILGSEVRVESFRRFERNFYKEEVQRRRMAQH
- a CDS encoding KH domain-containing protein produces the protein MDQPMRPFRDEVKDIILSILRTMLTNEDDVNVTYTAGSRTTVYKVECHPDDYGVLLGKNGRNIEGLRRVTMAMTTRFGSRGVIELPDIPKDESFND
- a CDS encoding helix-turn-helix domain-containing protein, which translates into the protein MVRIAVNIKRIRKNKGLSQRNMEDFGFDLRNYQRLEAGNHSPSLYTLHKLSLAFRVEISEFFE